CGGAATATTTCCCTTTCTTTTTTATCTGAGAAACCATACAAAAGTATGGCATCTTCACGAACTACCTGATGAAGGTATAACCTTGCGGCTTTTTGTTCCTCAAGTTGAGCGTAGGTCGAAAGAGAAATATTTATGAAATATGCAATTCCACCTGTTTGAATAACAGCGAACGCAGGATTTAATTCAATCAGGTTTCCCTCAATAAATTCGTACATCTATGATATTATTCATGTTAATTAATCCTGACTAAGATACAAAAAAATAGAAAATCTAAATTTTAACCCCGGATTGAAATTTTCTTTTAAAAATTTATTGAAGATCTGATGTTTCTCGATAATTTTCAAAGAAAACCGGATTAAATATTAGAGATATCATAGTCTTTCATAGGATTACCGGTAAGTTCCTTATAACGATGACGATTATTGAAGATATCGCAAGCCAGGTATAATGCATGACTAAACGAAAGGAATGATGCTTCGTTTTTGCCGGCTATATCGTAGGCAGTTCCGTGCGCAGGCGATGTCCGGATAATGGGCAAACCGGCAGTATAATTTACTCCATCTTCGAAAGTAAGGGACTTGAAAGCAATTAAACCCTGATCGTGGTACATGGCCAGAATGGCGTCAAAATTTCTGTAATCGCCAGAACCAAAGAAACCGTCAGCTGGGAACGGGCCGAAAACAGCCATATTACTTTCTTTGGCTTTTTCAATGGCGGGGATAATGATTCGTTTCTCTTCATCACCGATAACACCTTGGTCGCCAGCATGAGGATTTAATCCCAATACGGCAATCCTGGGTTTGCGAATGGCAAAATCCACAATTAGCGAGTTGTTCAGAATATTCAGTTTTTTCAAAATATTTTCTTCGGTGATGCAGGAAGGTACTTTCGATATGGGAACATGGCCGGTGACCACTCCTACTTTAAGCAATTCACTGACCATCAGCATTAAAACCTCATCTGCTCCAAACATCGATTGAAGATACTCGGTATGCCCGGGAAAAGAGAAATTTTTAGACTGA
The DNA window shown above is from Bacteroidota bacterium and carries:
- the pdxA gene encoding 4-hydroxythreonine-4-phosphate dehydrogenase PdxA; amino-acid sequence: MKDSKIRLGITHGDINGIGYEVIFKTLMDTKILDFCTPIIYGSPKVAAYHRKALDIENFSLNNIKNADEANPRRVNILNCSDENIRVELGKSTQMAGEASAQALQAAVQDLKNNKIDVVVTCPINKFNIQSKNFSFPGHTEYLQSMFGADEVLMLMVSELLKVGVVTGHVPISKVPSCITEENILKKLNILNNSLIVDFAIRKPRIAVLGLNPHAGDQGVIGDEEKRIIIPAIEKAKESNMAVFGPFPADGFFGSGDYRNFDAILAMYHDQGLIAFKSLTFEDGVNYTAGLPIIRTSPAHGTAYDIAGKNEASFLSFSHALYLACDIFNNRHRYKELTGNPMKDYDISNI